A window of the Scophthalmus maximus strain ysfricsl-2021 chromosome 8, ASM2237912v1, whole genome shotgun sequence genome harbors these coding sequences:
- the cacng3a gene encoding voltage-dependent calcium channel gamma-3 subunit, whose protein sequence is MRLCNRGVMMLLTTAGAFCAFSLMTIAVGTDYWLYSRGVCRSKSQNDNDTVRKNEEVLTHSGLWRTCCTEGTFRGVCKDIDHFAEDGDYEQDAAEYLLRAVRASSLFPILSVGLLFLGGVCVAASEFYKSRYNVILSAGILFVSAGLSNIIGIIVYISANSGDPSQSDNKKSYAYGWSFYFGALSFVLAEMVGVLAVHVFIEKHRQLRTKGRPSLIKPPISRSSSYYRHRYYQNRSRRYSCRSNHSTGDLITHSFRASLVQDREPSLSAESKVVGIAGLPTPVNVGSEFMLYTLTAPRKDGKDDMAAEDLTAATANNNTETLPGNCAANRRTTPV, encoded by the exons ATGAGGCTGTGCAACCGGGGCGTGATGATGCTGCTGACCACGGCGGGGGCTTTCTGCGCCTTCAGCCTCATGACCATCGCCGTGGGCACGGACTACTGGCTGTACAGCCGCGGGGTGTGTCGCTCCAAGAGCCAGAACGACAACGACACCGTCCGCAAGAACGAGGAGGTCCTGACCCACTCGGGGCTGTGGAGGACCTGCTGCACCGAGG GGACGTTTCGGGGTGTTTGCAAAGACATCGATCACTTTGCTGAAGATGGAGACTATGAGCAGGACGCTGCAGAGTATTTACTAC gAGCAGTACGAGCCTCGAGCCTCTTCCCCATCCTCAGCGTGGGATTGTTATTTCTCGGAGGCGTGTGTGTGGCTGCCAGTGAGTTCTACAAGTCGCGCTACAACGTCATTCTCAGCGCGGGTATACTCTTCGTCTCCGCAG GTCTCAGTAACATCATTGGCATCATTGTTTACATATCAGCCAACTCAGGTGACCCCAGCCAGAGCGACAATAAGAAGAGCTACGCGTACGGCTggtctttttattttggggcTCTGTCCTTCGTGCTGGCTGAGATGGTGGGCGTCCTGGCAGTGCACGTGTTCATAGAGAAGCACAGGCAGCTGCGCACCAAAGGCCGGCCTTCCCTCATAAAGCCGCCCATCTCCCGCAGCTCATCCTACTACCGCCACCGTTACTACCAGAACCGCTCCCGCCGATACAGTTGCAGGAGCAACCACAGCACGGGGGACTTGATCACACACTCCTTCCGAGCATCCTTGGTGCAGGACCGAGAGCCGTCCCTCTCCGCCGAGTCCAAAGTCGTTGGCATTGCAGGTTTGCCGACACCAGTGAACGTCGGATCAGAGTTCATGCTCTACACCTTAACCGCGCCACGGAAAGACGGAAAGGATGACATGGCTGCGGAGGATTTAACTGCTGcaactgcaaacaacaacacagagacgcTGCCGGGAAACTGTGCGGCCAACAGAAGGACCACGCCCGTGTAA